The Rhipicephalus microplus isolate Deutch F79 chromosome 4, USDA_Rmic, whole genome shotgun sequence sequence CAAGCTTGTAGTTTCTACGAGCCGCGTACTTCGGAAAGAACGCGTCCATGCTTGCGCTCGGATGCCGACAACGCGAAATTCGATTATGCGCTCATCACCAGGAAAATGAATTACTACGGGACGCCACCCAGCTGCTTCGAACCTGCTACCTCGCTTAATAGTCCCTCGGTTTCATGCTGGAAGAAAGCAATGAACGCAGGAAGTGCGTGAATCAAGGATCGGGATCCCAAAGAGCGGTGGCATTGAATGGATAGATGGGACAGTGGGTCGTGAGTGTATAgggaaaactttatttcgtcataAAGCATATGCGAACGATttcgtgttagatggccatcaagcCATAGTTGACGGCAACCTGGGTGGAACACAGCAAGACACGGATGACTGGATCTCAGCTCATCAACACAGTCGCTTACTACTGGATAGAAGGACCACGCATAATAACCACCGGTTGCTACAACATGCAACAGTGTGAAGTAGAAAGTATGCCGGAAGCCCGTCTGGTCAAATATCTTAGAAGCGATACAGACACAGGCAGAATTTATTGTAAAAACCAGTGCGTCCCCAACCGCCATGGGAGAGTCATGTTTCTAAATCTGTGAACATGGCTTCCGGAGTCGAAACGTTAAAACACTGGTTCTTAAAATGATTTTGGTCGTTGTCCTTGCTCCTAACATGCTACAGTCTCACATGGCATGATCATGGGCTGCCGCTGCCTGGATTGTGGCGTGGTCCACTGTTCACTAGGGTCTTCCTGGCGTAAGCCGGACCCTTTCCGCTGTCTGTCCGCTCGGTATTCGCAGGTAACCCTCGCTCACGTACGGCGCTTGACGGCGGACCTTGCTCGCAACGCGCAGCGGAGGACTCGTATATCAACGGCCGTCGCACAAAGCGAGCGGCCCGAGGCACAGAGAGAACTACAGAGAGAGAGTGTCCTGTGGTGGTTCCCCCTGTGGTCCCTCCTCTCTCGACACCTTCGCCACgaagcggtggcggcggcggccgtGTACCCCTTTCACCCGTATTCAAGGCCCGGCCGAAGGAAGAGGGTAGGCCACAACACAACACACTCGCGCGTCGAAAAGTGCTCCCCGCATGGACTTGGGAATCACTACGCTCCCCGGCAGCTTCCGCGGAGAGGGCGTGTGAAGGATGCTGATCTTGACCGCCGGCCCAGGATAGCCACTTGATGAGGTGGGTGCATACATGCTATACGCCGGGTCACGTGCCGTTGGCTATACATTGTCCCCGCCTCTCTCGGTGCTCGCTCAGTCTTGTGAGAGACGCCTTCACAGGTTCACGTTGGCTCGTGTTGTCCGAGGCGCGCTCGGCCCGTTAGCGGGATCCATTGCGTCCATTCGTGTCTTAGCCCGAAGGTGCGCTTGAACTTCGTATCTCAGATGTTGGTTGGCTACGCGCGGGGCTAACAGTGCATCGCGCATGGCCTGTATTGCCAGGTTTTGTTTCCGACGCGTTATTACTTTAGCGTTTCAGCGTCGGTTAGCAGTGCGTGACGTAAGGAAGAAACGCCTTTTTCGTATAGCATAGCTTGCGTCTTGTTTCGCAATTGCACATCTGTGAAACATCTTTTTCGTATAGCATAGGTTGCGTCTTGTGCAGTTTTTGCTGTTGCACATCTGTGAACATAGTTTTTTGTAGTGATTGACTTCGCTTTGCTCTGCGAGTTACTGTAATGTTCCATTTTGTACAACGGTAAGTTTTAATTTGAGAAGCTATAGCTTCTCCATTTGCACTCTCCATGTTGTGGTTTTAGTTACTAGCGATCGAAAGAATGACTTTGTTAAGTATTGGCCTTGTGCAATGAGTCACTaatttcaaattaaaaaaaagttgtttcaCATCGATAACGGGTAATTTAGATGAACACATCAGAACTGTGGGAACATATATCCCCCCCAATATTTAGCGGTACAAGCAGCACTGAGAAAAGATGAGGTAAGCTTTGACTGACACCGTCAAGAATCGTGGTGACCTACCTCGCTAAGCAGTGAAGCCGGCTGGTTTTCTACGGCATCGGTCGCTCTTTTATTATATACAGGTGGCGTTAGTCACCGAACTATGGTAACGAACAGTTGCCGAAATGAATGCGCACAGCGCACATAGCAGAAACTTCGCAACATTTCATGTCATCGACCCTGATGATAAGGCTATTAAAAATGATGCGCAGATGTGCATTGTTTAAGAGCTACTAATAAAGAACTAATGTAAAAAAATTAGCATATTGATTACATTTGCAATTGTGGAACGGAAGAAATGATAAATTCTCTTTTAAAAGTAGTACGTGTATTTGCTTCGCATTACACAAGAGGCCAAATTGAGTTTTTAGCCAGTCAGTCCTTTACGTGCCGTACGCAAAGCCAGTTTCGCTTGCTGAGAAAGcattgtgcagtaagaaaatcTTTGTAAATCAATAGACTTATTTGCCTTTCCTCTTTCTCCTTATTTTCTTTGCAGACACATCGCAATGCATGCCTCATTGTTCCTCGTCGTAGTGGCGCTCAGTGCCGCTGTCCGCAGCCGTAGCGTGGATCGCGAAAATGACATCTTCTCCGACGCGCCAGTGGTGTGCTTCAGGACAGGCTGCGTTCGCGGCACGCGGCAGACTGTGAAAGATCAGACGACTGTGAATGAGTTCTACGCCATTCCTTACGCCATGGCACCGGTGGGGAACTTGCGCTTCAAGAAGCCCGTGCCCCACTACGACTGGGGTACGGGCATCTACAACGCCACCATCAGACCACCCTCGTGTCCACAGACGTACTTCTACGCCGACGAGCGCTGGAACAACTATGACTTGAGCCTCAACGAGGACTGCCTGTTCCTGAACGTGTGGGCGCCGGAGCCATGCCACGAGGACGTCAAGTGCTCGCGTCGCCCCGTCGTCGTGTTCATTCACGGTGGAGCTTTCACGCACGGTGGTTCGGAACGGGCCAGCGCCGACATGTCGCACCTGGCTGCCGTGGGCGACGTGGTAGCGGTGTCGTTCAACTACCGCCTCAATGGCCTTGGCTTCATGTACGGTCGCAGCAAGGACATGCCGGCGAACCTCGGTCTCTACGACCAGCGACTCGCCATGAACTGGGTGCGGGACAACGTGGAGTACTTCGGTGGTGACCCGGAAAGCATCACCCTGATGGGACACGATGCCGGTGCCCAGAGCGTGGGGTACCACATGCTGTCGCCCAAAAGCCGCGGCCTGTTCAAGCGCGCCGTGCTGCTGGGTGGCAATCCGTACTCGAGCACGCCGCTCAACAAGCCAGACATGGCGTACAACCGTGCGTTGGCCGTGACGCGTAAGCTGGGGTGCCTGGACAGTGAGCAAGACCTGCGGCGGAACGCCGCTGGCGTGATGCAGTGCCTCAAGAGCAAAGGTGCCAACGAGATCGCCCACAGCTCTGAGTACGAGTTCAGCCGCGGTCGGATTTCGCTGTTTCCCGTGTTCGGGGACGAGTTCCTGCCCAAGAGCCCGCAGGAGATGATGGCAGACGCCGGTAGCTTTAAGGGCATGGACGTGCTCATGGGCCTGACCGAGGAAGAGGCCGCTGCGCTGGTCTACTACGGTGGCTACTTTGACGGTGCACCGCCGGACGACATCACAATGGGTGACGTGCGCTACGTGGTGGGCCTCTACTTCGGCATGATGTACAAGCGCAACGCGTCTCCCATCATGAGGTACTACCTGAACGGGACCGAGGACGACCCCAGTGACTCTCTCAAAGCCGGAGGGCGGGCGATCGGGGACGGCGTCACCCTCTGTCCCGGAAACCAATTCGGCGAGGACCTGGCCAGGCACGGCGCCAGCGTCTACTACTTCATGTTGACGCAAGAGTCGTCTTTTGGCTCGGAGCTGTTCGGGCCGACGTACGGTGAGGAGATGCTCTATATGCTCGGCTCGATGAACGACATGAGCAAGAGCGACGAGGAGAAGCAGCTCTCGGAGAAGATCATGAAGATGCTCGGGAGGTTTGCGCGAACGGGGTGAGTGCGAAACGAGCGCTTGATGCCTATCGGCCGGTTTTTTTCCTCGCTCCTTGACGTGCACGTGTATCTGGAAAGCATctagaaaactgccagatgaggAGAGGGCAAAATAAGAAATATAACAAAAAAGTCTGTGCGAGATGATCGCGATCCACTCTCCGGGGATATCTACTCCCTCTTCCAGCTGAATACGTGGACGGGGTGCTAAAATCGCGACCCCGGTGAGCgaattctctcttttctctcccACATTTTTTGTTAACTGCCGCTTCCGCCCAGACAAGTCTGGAAGCGTCCAAAAGGTTGTAGAGTAAGCATTTCTGGTGACCTCTCGCTTTTTAAACGAGGCAACAGTCGAATAACCGGACGCGAGAGAGAAATACATTTTTCATTTCCGAGCTACCGGACGTATCGTCGAATGTATCGACGAGGTCGAGAAATGCGCCCACGCGCGCTGCAGCGACCAATGAACGAGTCGGCAAGAGCCTAAGTAGGGCAGAGTTTAAAGCGACAAACGTCTCATAGTTGCACGAGTGCCGATCTTAGCACCGGTCCTGAACTTTGTATACAGTGTTGTACACTCGGGCACCGGTCCGCACGCTCGTATACGACGGAAGCTTCCAGTGACGCGCGACACTTTGAGAGAAGGAAGGAAAGGACCACGTAAACGTACAAAACAGGGGCAACACGAGTCCGCCGTTCCGCGTTCCGACTTCGCCGTGCGTGACTCCCTCGTTGACAGCAAGGACATCGCTTTATTTTTCGCGACATATAGCCTACTTCCTACGGCACTGCGCGCGAAACGCGGGAACTAGTCATTCTGCATCTCACGTTTCATCCCACTACGACTCGGCTGCCCCGTACTAAGCCTAGACAATCGCAATGACATACAGTAGCGATGCCATAAAGAACGGGTAGCCGTATAGAGGGGATGATGGTCTGAAATGAGTGATGGTGTGAGTGACTCAGTGACGGCGTCGAATAATTCATGAAGTTGTATGCAATTATTGCACTATGCATGAATCGTGCTTGCGATGCTGCAGAATAAAACTACATGTAGCGTTGGCGGCGTACGCTAGAAGACTGCACCGAAATGTTTTATCGGTCTCGGGAAACATTACAGTATATAACTAGTTGGTAGCTAATGACTGTTGCAAAGCGAATATTATGTCTAGTTGTCAGGTGAAATGGCTGTGTTTGTTGCCTTCTACGTTCATTGACTAGCCATGTAGATTCTAATGCTTTCGGCATCATGAtcagatatctttttttttaattctgccccgccgcgggggtctagtggctaaggtactcggctgctgacccgcaggtcgcgggattgaatcccggctgcggcggctgcatttcagatggaggcggaaacgttgtaggcctgcatgctcagattcggg is a genomic window containing:
- the LOC119171693 gene encoding acetylcholinesterase isoform X3; its protein translation is MRHIAMHASLFLVVVALSAAVRSRSVDRENDIFSDAPVVCFRTGCVRGTRQTVKDQTTVNEFYAIPYAMAPVGNLRFKKPVPHYDWGTGIYNATIRPPSCPQTYFYADERWNNYDLSLNEDCLFLNVWAPEPCHEDVKCSRRPVVVFIHGGAFTHGGSERASADMSHLAAVGDVVAVSFNYRLNGLGFMYGRSKDMPANLGLYDQRLAMNWVRDNVEYFGGDPESITLMGHDAGAQSVGYHMLSPKSRGLFKRAVLLGGNPYSSTPLNKPDMAYNRALAVTRKLGCLDSEQDLRRNAAGVMQCLKSKGANEIAHSSEYEFSRGRISLFPVFGDEFLPKSPQEMMADAGSFKGMDVLMGLTEEEAAALVYYGGYFDGAPPDDITMGDVRYVVGLYFGMMYKRNASPIMRYYLNGTEDDPSDSLKAGGRAIGDGVTLCPGNQFGEDLARHGASVYYFMLTQESSFGSELFGPTYGEEMLYMLGSMNDMSKSDEEKQLSEKIMKMLGRFARTGRPDMPTMISSWPRFSEQSPFYVSISASEASVQVGPRLEECNFWKNFWRLRGGNGTSQDIVIG
- the LOC119171693 gene encoding acetylcholinesterase-1 isoform X2 → MFHFVQRHIAMHASLFLVVVALSAAVRSRSVDRENDIFSDAPVVCFRTGCVRGTRQTVKDQTTVNEFYAIPYAMAPVGNLRFKKPVPHYDWGTGIYNATIRPPSCPQTYFYADERWNNYDLSLNEDCLFLNVWAPEPCHEDVKCSRRPVVVFIHGGAFTHGGSERASADMSHLAAVGDVVAVSFNYRLNGLGFMYGRSKDMPANLGLYDQRLAMNWVRDNVEYFGGDPESITLMGHDAGAQSVGYHMLSPKSRGLFKRAVLLGGNPYSSTPLNKPDMAYNRALAVTRKLGCLDSEQDLRRNAAGVMQCLKSKGANEIAHSSEYEFSRGRISLFPVFGDEFLPKSPQEMMADAGSFKGMDVLMGLTEEEAAALVYYGGYFDGAPPDDITMGDVRYVVGLYFGMMYKRNASPIMRYYLNGTEDDPSDSLKAGGRAIGDGVTLCPGNQFGEDLARHGASVYYFMLTQESSFGSELFGPTYGEEMLYMLGSMNDMSKSDEEKQLSEKIMKMLGRFARTGRPDMPTMISSWPRFSEQSPFYVSISASEASVQVGPRLEECNFWKNFWRLRGGNGTSQDIVIG
- the LOC119171693 gene encoding acetylcholinesterase-1 isoform X1, which encodes MLYAGSRAVGYTLSPPLSVLAQSCERRLHRFTLARVVRGALGPLAGSIASIRVLARRHIAMHASLFLVVVALSAAVRSRSVDRENDIFSDAPVVCFRTGCVRGTRQTVKDQTTVNEFYAIPYAMAPVGNLRFKKPVPHYDWGTGIYNATIRPPSCPQTYFYADERWNNYDLSLNEDCLFLNVWAPEPCHEDVKCSRRPVVVFIHGGAFTHGGSERASADMSHLAAVGDVVAVSFNYRLNGLGFMYGRSKDMPANLGLYDQRLAMNWVRDNVEYFGGDPESITLMGHDAGAQSVGYHMLSPKSRGLFKRAVLLGGNPYSSTPLNKPDMAYNRALAVTRKLGCLDSEQDLRRNAAGVMQCLKSKGANEIAHSSEYEFSRGRISLFPVFGDEFLPKSPQEMMADAGSFKGMDVLMGLTEEEAAALVYYGGYFDGAPPDDITMGDVRYVVGLYFGMMYKRNASPIMRYYLNGTEDDPSDSLKAGGRAIGDGVTLCPGNQFGEDLARHGASVYYFMLTQESSFGSELFGPTYGEEMLYMLGSMNDMSKSDEEKQLSEKIMKMLGRFARTGRPDMPTMISSWPRFSEQSPFYVSISASEASVQVGPRLEECNFWKNFWRLRGGNGTSQDIVIG
- the LOC119171693 gene encoding acetylcholinesterase isoform X5, whose amino-acid sequence is MHASLFLVVVALSAAVRSRSVDRENDIFSDAPVVCFRTGCVRGTRQTVKDQTTVNEFYAIPYAMAPVGNLRFKKPVPHYDWGTGIYNATIRPPSCPQTYFYADERWNNYDLSLNEDCLFLNVWAPEPCHEDVKCSRRPVVVFIHGGAFTHGGSERASADMSHLAAVGDVVAVSFNYRLNGLGFMYGRSKDMPANLGLYDQRLAMNWVRDNVEYFGGDPESITLMGHDAGAQSVGYHMLSPKSRGLFKRAVLLGGNPYSSTPLNKPDMAYNRALAVTRKLGCLDSEQDLRRNAAGVMQCLKSKGANEIAHSSEYEFSRGRISLFPVFGDEFLPKSPQEMMADAGSFKGMDVLMGLTEEEAAALVYYGGYFDGAPPDDITMGDVRYVVGLYFGMMYKRNASPIMRYYLNGTEDDPSDSLKAGGRAIGDGVTLCPGNQFGEDLARHGASVYYFMLTQESSFGSELFGPTYGEEMLYMLGSMNDMSKSDEEKQLSEKIMKMLGRFARTGRPDMPTMISSWPRFSEQSPFYVSISASEASVQVGPRLEECNFWKNFWRLRGGNGTSQDIVIG